From one Octopus bimaculoides isolate UCB-OBI-ISO-001 chromosome 1, ASM119413v2, whole genome shotgun sequence genomic stretch:
- the LOC106875281 gene encoding cilia- and flagella-associated protein 157, producing MPPKATPKKKDDKTSDRTSKPQPVPLAVPLNETSREFYLVQIRDLEQRLERYQKRCDELEISNSNFHDKYVQMDSDKREIIAYWKQQLKLKGDELSDLSENYNGLQLTKQIEKEQFEKQVSSLQNELDRVKEELTAENTILNGKLAVLEEFRIQRKELLEKFAKMEVELREMEEQNKQTIYQLEKKQVIDKDRLKKDMFMRVNQLVAEFRKVSNKQMAETTKRTIRENVSLTAQMSKMSDKTMELIQENDELKNKVKRMKNKIDVLEYNEKEITKKMLNCQKHITLLTTKCQENEGTIAEMQQKEIEFKKKLKETENLQQQLENTEETIRTVLQNSKELTEKLHDTETKFDDIREENSMILQILQDASAAIKDYLLSLEADDNTSESHELIGTHRDNMMQHLLMILNTARVLGLGPGIADLNRSRSLQTDTIKPQEKKKIINLPPIQLKGRDIPPAHYNLGDIGFVPRSSQPGNVESDSSSEEQQTELKENYQSTGVQTLSMKRTLFFNDEILWQAFPSTKFIENEVTKKPESTGSSFSLRPRDFLKSRKLI from the exons ATGCCTCCGAAGGCGACAccaaagaaaaaagatgataaGACCAGTGACAGAACAAGCAAGCCGCAACCAGTTCCGCTTGCTGTACCTTTAAATGAAACCAGTAGAGAATTTTATCTTGTTCAAATTAGGGACCTTGAGCAACGTCTTGAACG ATACCAAAAACGGTGTGATGAGCTTGAAATTTCAAATAGCAACTTCCATGACAAATATGTTCAAATGGACAGTGATAAAAGAGAAATTATTGCATACTGGAAACAACAGTTAAAGCTAAAAG GTGATGAGTTGTCTGATCTTTCTGAGAACTACAATGGTTTGCAGCTAACCAAACAAATTGAGAAGGAGCAATTTGAGAAACAAGTGAGCAGTCTTCAAAATGAACTTGACCGAGTCAAGGAAGAGCTCACAGCAGAAAATACAATTCTCA ATGGTAAACTAGCTGTTTTAGAAGAATTCCGTATACAGAGAAAAGAACTTCTGGAGAAATTTGCTAAGATGGAAGTGGAATTAcgagaaatggaagaacaaaacaaacagactATCTATCAACTTGAGAAAAAACAGGTGATTGACAAAGACAG acTTAAGAAAGACATGTTTATGAGAGTTAATCAACTTGTTGCGGAGTTTCGAAAAGTTTCTAATAAACAAATGGCTGAGACAACAAAACGAACCATCCGTGAAAATGTTTCTCTCACAGCTCAAATGTCAAAGATGTCGGACAAAACCATGGAACTTATACAAGAAAATGATGAACTGAAgaacaaagtaaaaagaatgaagaacaaaATAGATGTTTTGGAATACAATGAGAAAGAGATTACGAAAAAGATGCTTAACTGCCAGAAG CATATCACCCTGTTGACCACCAAATGCCAAGAAAATGAAGGGACCATAGCTGAAATGcaacaaaaagaaattgaatttaagaaaaaactgaaagagaCTGAAAACTTACAGCAGCAACTAGAAAACACAGA ggAAACTATTCGAACTGTCTTACAGAATTCAAAAGAATTGACCGAAAAGTTGCATGATACAGAGACAAAGTTTGATGATATCAGAGAAGAGAATTCTATGATATTGCAAATCCTTCAAGATGCTTCAGCTGCTATAAAGGATTACCTCTTG TCTTTAGAGGCAGATGATAACACATCAGAGTCACATGAATTGATAGGAACTCACCGAGATAATATGATGCAACATTTGCTCATGATATTAAATACAGCCCGAGTTCTTGGATTAGGACCAGGAATTGCAGACTTAAATCGATCACGTTCTCTACAAACTGATACAATTAAACCtcaagagaagaagaaaataat aaatttgccACCTATTCAACTAAAGGGAAGAGATATTCCACCAGCTCACTACAACCTAGGGGACATTGGCTTTGTTCCCCGCTCTTCTCAACCTGGAAATGTGGAATCTGACAGTTCAAGTGAAGAACAACAGACCGAACTTAAAGAAAATTACCAGTCTACTGGAGTTCAGACTTTGAGTATGAAAAGA